The window ATTTGCCGACGCGGGACAATGAACCGAAAAAAACGGTTCCGTAATCCAGGCGGGCCGCAGCGAAGGCGCGGAGCAAAGACGACTACACTACAATCGCGAGGAACGGAGATTTTGCGATGAATCATTTTCTCTCTCGGCGCGATTGGCTGATCGCTGCGAGCTCAACAGCACTCGTTACTGCCGTGCGTTGCGCCCGCGCCGACGCCAAGAAACGACGATTGCCGCTGCCGGGCTTCAGTCTGTACGGCATGAAGACGCTCACACTCAGCGAAGGTCTGGTGCAGTGCGCCGAGATCGGTTATCGCTGCGTGGAGCTTCCCGTACTGGCCGATTGGCCGGGTGATAGCGCGAAGTTTTCTGCCGTGGACCAAAAAGAATTTCGCGACGGACTGGCGAAAAATAATCTGCGTCTGACCGCGCTGATGGATAACTTACCGATTCTCGGCGACGAGGCGAAGCATCGTGGCAATCTGGAGCGGTTGCAAGCAGCGGCCGAAATCTCGCGCTCGATGAGCGAAAAAGATCCGCCGCTGGTCGAAACCGTCCTCGGCGGCAAGCCCACCGAGTGGGAAGCGGTGAAGCAGCAGTTTGTCGACCGCCTGGGCGAATGGGCCCGCGTCATGCAACAAGCCGAGGTGCCGCTAGCGATCAAGGCGCACATCGCCAATGCCATTCAGCGGCCCGAGCAACTCGCCTGGGTGCTGCGGCAGGTGAACAATCCCTGGCTGACGGCTGCTTATGACTTCAGCCATTTCGAACTGCAAAAAATGGACTGCCGCGACACCATCAAAGTGCTCGCTGAGCACACCAGGTTTGTCCATGTGAAAGATGCTCAAGGTGAGCCGGGCAAATTTCAATTCCTGCTCCCCGGTGAAGGAACGATCGACTACGCGCAGCTGTTTCAAGCACTTAACCAAAGCGGTTACAGCGGCGATATTGTCGTCGAGGTCAGCGGCCAGGTTTTCTCGAAGGCCGGTTACGATCCCATCGCCGCGGCGAAGAAGTCGTACGCGGCCCTCGCTCCGGCGATGAAGCATTTTGGCGGTGAAACGCCATGAAAGCGCGAGTATTTGTCCTCTGGTTGCTGGCTGGACTGCTCGTCGGCGGCATTGTGACGCTGATGGTTATGCGCAATCGAGTCGCCGATCCATTGCCGGAACTCAAACCGGCCGATTTCTACGCCGCCCGCGCGAAGTGGGAAAAGAACGAACTGCCGAACTACGACATTGAAGTGCAGGTCACCGGCACTCAAGGCGCGACGTATCGCGTGCAAGTTCGCGAAGGAAAAGCGATCGCGGCCTGGCGAAATGACAAGCCGCTGCTGCAAGAACGAACCTTCAGCACCTGGAGCGTCCGCGGCATGTTCGGCACGATTAGCCGCGACATCGATCACCTCGAACGCCGCGCGGCGGGGAAGTCCGAGCAATCGACGCCGCGGCTTACACTGCGCGGCGAGTTTGACGCGAAAACCGGTTATCCCGCTCGTTATCGTCGCATCGAATGGGGCTCGTCCGTCGAGGTTTCGTGGAAAGTTACCCAGTTCGAAACCGCTAAATCTGCCAAGGCTGCCGCCGAACAATCACCGCCGCAGACTTCGCCCGAGTAGCGCATTCGCCAACGCAGTCCATTTTCTAACGGGGCAGGGCAGGGGCCGCCGATACGCGCTCTTGCTAGCAGTTGGTTTCGCCCTTGCTGGCGGATAGAGCAATCGCTACGATCCCGCCCGCTGACCGAACCCCTCGGTTTATTTAGATCACACATGCAACTTCGCTTCACTCAGCCGCGACGTCTCGCTGCCGCACTCTTTCTGTGCGGATCGGCTGCGTGCGCGCTGACGGGTTGCAAACAGGGCGCCTTCTCGGCGGCTCCTACCGCGCCAGGAGCGCAAGGCATTGCCGCGACTCCCAATCAGCAGATGGTTGCCCAGCAGCAGGCATCGCAGCAGCTGGAGGCGATGAAAAACGTCTGGACTCAGCAACAGCAAACGCTGACTTCGACGGTGCAAGATCTGACCAAGCGGACCTCGCAACTCGATCTGAACAACAGCAATCTGACTCGCGAACTGGCTCAAGCCCAGCAACAGCAGCAGAAGTATCTCGAGCAGATCGATCTGCTGAAGAAGCAACTCGGAGATACGGCCGGCATGCTGAAGAATGAACAGCTGGCCAGCCAGGATGCTTCGAAAAAGCTGCAAGCCCTGCAAGCCTCGACGACTTTCCGTGGCGGCGCGAGCATCACGGCGAACAACAGCGTGAAGCAGTCGCTGCAAACGATCACCCTCCCCGGCCTGGAAGTGAAGCAGGACGGCGAAATGGTGCGGATCGAAATCCCCGCCGACAAACTGTTCACGCCCGGCAGCGCGCAGCTGACGCCCGAAGCCAGCCGCATCATGGACGAAGTCGCTTCCGCGATCGCTCGTTCCTACCCACGGCAACGCGTGATCGTCGAAGGTCACGCCGACAACACGCCCGGCACGGCGGTTAATGCGCACCTGCTGACGAACGCCCAGGCCCAACTCGTCTATCAGCACTTCGTGACGAAGAACAATCTCCCGTCACGGCAACTCTCGATTCTCGCCATGGGCGAAAATCATCCGCTCGCTTCCAACGCGACGCCGCAAGGCCAGTCCAAGAACCGCCGCATCGAAGTGGTGGTCTATCCGGATACGATTGACTGAGGAAGGGACGGGAGATCAGGCGCGAGAGTCGAGATTAGTACAATCGCCTCGAACTAAGCGGTTTCTGCATCCGCGACGGTACAAACCTTCCCGCAGAGGCATTTGGCTGATGCGAAGAATGATCCGTAGCTGTCAGCCCACTGAACTTTCGTCAGTTCCAGGCCGTCTTCGGAATCATATATCGCCGAAGCGATGACAGCGAACCGCTGTCCGCCGCAGTCGCACACGACCGGCTGTAATACGGTCCGATTTTGAGCTACATATTCGGCGGGGAGGTACGAGCGTTCGTTGCAGACGACCGCGTTGTAGCCGTGAAGGCCATCATCGAAGAGCACAAACTCGAATCCGCAACTGTCACAATGCGCATCGCAGCGTTGTGTGCCGCCATAGGGAGTTCCAGAGATCCAGCCAGACGATCGCTTGCTGCCTGTGCGAAGCGCAAAGCTATCTGTCTGGCCGCAGCGACAGCGAATCAAACCTCTCCATTCCGTCGATCCGGGTTCGTCAGTTCGAGACAACCAATCGGCCCCGGCGGAAATCCAAACTTGCCGCAAGTCCGCGGTTAGTTCCGCTAAAAGCCCCCACAACTGCGGAGGACCATCATCACCAGGGCGATTGTTGGTTGGCATGGAACACATTTGCGCGGCTTATCCCGTATTGCCCTCGTCCCTCGCCTCCCGTCCCTCGCCCCTCTCCTACTCATGCCGTAGCGCTTCGATCGGATCCATCTTCGCCGCGCGGATCGCGGGGTAGATGCCGAAGACCACGCCTACCAGCACCGAGATGCCGAAGGCCAGTGGCAGTGAGAGCAGCACGATCTGTGGCTGCAGACGTTGCACCACTTCTGGTACGTCCGCCATCACGCTGGGGGCGTAGGCCAGGAGTAGATCGCGCGTCCCGGTAATCACGATCGGACAGAGCAAGCCGACCAGAATGCCGGTGATGCCGCCGACGACCGAGAGGGACGTTGTTTCGACCAGAAACTGCGTAACGATGTGCGCCTGCGTGGCACCGAGGGCTCGGCGGATGCCGATCTCGCGCGTTCGTTCGGTGACTGTCGCGAGCATGATGTTCATGATGCCGATGCCGCCGACGAGGAGCGAGATCGCCGCGATCAGGCCCATGAAGAGCATGAACATGAGTCGCGTGACGCGGGCTTGCTCGAGCAGCTCTTCCGGCACGATCACCGCCACATCGCGGCGGATTGGCGCTGCGTTTTCCTCTTCGGTGACGATTTTCTTCAGGCCGTTTTTGGCGGCTCGCGAATCATCCTTCACGTGCAGAATTGAACGGACCAGGTCGGCTGTCTCCGGCACATTCTCCACTGAGTCGATGCGCAGCGTGATTTGATTGAGTTCGACGATTTCCGTCGTCATCGAGCTGCCGCGCCGAGTCGTCACGAAATCTCCTACCCGCTGCCGGAGCGTCGAGATCGGCACGTAAATGTCGGCGCCAAAATCCTGAGCGTCGAGCGAACCGCCGATTGCCGCTGTCGGTGTGCGATACTTGAGCACGCCCACCACCTGGTAGTAGTCCTTGCTCTCGGCAAAATAGACGCGCCGGCCGATCGGATCCTCGTAGGGAAACAATTCCTCGGCCATCGTCGAGGCCAGCACGCACAGATTGGCGGTATTGTTCAGATCGGCTTCGGTCAGCAAGCGGCCGCGCTCAAGTTCGAGCCGTGTCACATCGAAATATTCTGGCGTGCAGCCCACCAGGCGGCCGTCGACGTCGCGGCCGTTGAAACTCGCCGTGCGCCGAACCTCGCGAATCGGCAGCGCCGATTTCAGCGTCGGGATCGTCATTTGCAGCTTATCGAATTCGTCCCGTTTCAAACCGTATGGCACGGGCCCCGAAAACCCCGCCGTCGCTTCGGCGGGCGGTTTCACGCTACGGACGATGATGTTGTCGGCGCCGAGACCTTCGATCTGCCGCTGCGCTTCCTGACTGATTCCTTCACCAATCGCGAGGAGCCAAATGACGCTCACCACGCCGATGAAAATGCCCAGCACGGTCAACAGCGACCGCATCGGATGCAGCAGCAGGCTCTTGAGACCGAGTTGGAAAGTGCGAAGGAAAAACATGGCTTCATCTGTAGCTGAATCCGCCAGAATTCAGAGGGAGTCGCGATTGATCGTCGATTTCTGAATTCTGGCGAATTCAGCTACTTGGTTCATTTTGAGTTCAATGACTCACTACCGTGGCCGCATTGGCATCGACTCCGCCGACCGCAACGGGCGCGGTGCGCGGCCGAGCGAGGACCCGGTTAGTGTTTTGCTTATCGACTTGCACGACTCCGTCTTTCAGCCGGATGATCCGTTTCGCGTGCTGCGACACATCGTCTTCGTGGGTCACGAGGATGATCGTCTTGCCGGCATCGTTTAGTTGTTGAAAGAGAAACAGGATCTCTTCTGTCGTCACGCTGTCGAGGTTACCGGTCGCTTCGTCGGCGAGGATGAAGTACGGATCGTTCACCAGGCTGCGAGCAATCGCCACACGCTGCTGTTGACCACCCGATAATTGCGACGGCCGATGGCCGAGGCGTTCGCCGAGGCCCACCATATCGGCGAGTTCGCGACAACGCTTACGCGAGGCTGCGTTCACTCGGCCTTGGTAGTACAACGGCACTTCGATGTTTTCGACGACCGTCAGCTGTTGAATCAGGTTGTACGACTGAAAGACGAAGCCGATGCGCGAAGCCCGCGTGTGCGACAATTGGTTGTCGTTCATCTTGGCGACATCGTCTTCGCCGAGGAAAAAGTTGCCTGCCGAAGGCTTGTCGAGGCAGCCGAGCAAGTTGAGCAGGGTACTCTTGCCTGAGCCCGAAGGGCCCATGATCGCGACGTAATCCCCTTCGGGAACGTCGAACGTCACACCTCGCAAGGCTCGTACGGTTTCGCTTTTCAGGACATAGTCTTTGCGAACGTCGATCAGCCTCGCCGCATAACTCACTGGCCGCCTCCCGTGCCCGAGATGCCGCCTTGCTTCGATTGAGCTTTAATCGCCGCAACTCGCGCTGCCATCACGGGCAACAACTCATCGCGATCGAGAAAGCCATCGCCATTCTTGTCGGCGCCGGCCAGGAAGGGACGCATCCGCTCACTCACATTTTCGACTTCGCCCGCAGAGAGCTTGCCGTCTTTGTCTTGGTCCGATTCAAGAGTCCGTTCGAGCATGCTGGCGACAGTTGGTGCACCACCACCGAACCCACCAGGGCCTTTCTTCTTGGACTCTCCATCGCCGCCGGGGCCTTTCGCATTCACTGGCGCCGCGGCAATTGCGACAACTTTGACCGGCGAAGCATCGGGCAGATTTGGCAAGTCGAGTGCTGCTTCGCGGCGGGGATTCAGGACCACCGTATCGCTTACGGCCAGCCCCTTTTCGATCACGGCGACTTTGTCGTTCGTGGAACCGACCGTCACTTCGCGAGTCTCGAGCTTCTCACCGTTCTGCACGAGCACAAAGAAATGGCCTTTGTGATCGACCAGCGCCTGCACGGGAACTTGGAGTGCATCGGGCCGGCGTTCAATGTGAATGCGGGCTTCGGCGTTCATGCCGGTGCGAAGGGCAGGGGGTGGACTCAAAATCTTGATGTATGCAGCGTATTTCTTCACGCTGCCGCTCGACCAACTGCTGGGCTCGGCGTATTGATTGACTTTGATGACTTCGCCCTGCATCAATTCATCCTTGAGCGCGTCGACGCGGATCGTCACCGGCAGGCCGGGCCGCACCTTGGTCACGCGGGCTTCATTGATGAGCGCTTTGACCTGCATGTTGTGCGGATCGGGCAACCGGATAATGGGCTGCTGTTCACGCACCATCGAGCCGGCTTCGACGACGAACTCTGCGCTGCTGCCGCTGCGGCCGCCGGAGTTATATTTGTTGGCATAAACCACTTGGCCAGGCTGCGTGGCTTTAATCACGCACTTTGCGATCTGTTCTTCAATGTCTTTGAGCTTATCTCGTTCCAACTGATTGCTGCTCTCTTCGGCTCGCACCTTGGCATCGGCAGTCGCAATGTCGCTGTCGAACTGCTTGAGCATCTTCTCGCGGGTGTATTTGCGGAGAACTTCGACCTTGGTCTGAGCCCCGTCGAGCTGATTGCGGGCGTTATCGACGCCGTACTTGGCCCCTTCGAGTTGCAGTGGGCTGAGGATGCCTTTGCCGGCCAAGCGCTGAGCCGAGTCGAACGATAGTTGCGCGCTTCGCAAGTTCTGCTCGGCGACAAAGACCTCACCGAGGTACAGTTTCTCTTCCTGCTTGAACGTCCCTTCGAGATACTCTTTGCGCGAGATCAGGGCCGCGTCGAGCGTGTTCTTGGCTTGCACAACCAGAGCTTCGCTGGTGTTGACAACAATCTTTTGCTGCAGCCGTTCTTGTTCCAGCGCGCTTGAATCGAGGCGAACGAGCAGGTCACCTTCCTTGACTTGTGCCCCTTCGGGCATCACTTCGAGAATGGTGATGCCGCCGCCGTTGCGGCCTTTCACTTCGCAGCGGATTTCGATGTTGCTGCTGCTCTCGATTTCGCCCTGCTCGAGCACGACCGATTCGTAGGCCCCTTGCGAGACCTGCTTGACCATCGGGCCGGGGCCTTTGTCCTCTTTGCCGCGGAACATCGTCCAGTACACCGCGCCACCCACGCCCACGCCGATAACGACCAAGGCGAGGATCGTTACGATGGCATTGCCACGGCGGGAACGGCGGACGAGCAGGTCGCGCGTGCGACACTTCGCCGGAGCCAAAACGAAACCAACTGCTGGGAGAGTCATTTTCATACGTGGGCCCTCATCCGAGGTTGTTTGGGGCCAATCTGGCGGCTGCAATGGCGGGAATCTAACCAGGCGTCCCAGTCAAAACCGGCGGTCAAAACGCCCACAAGGCAGGTCCCCTGATAGACCATCGAGTCTTCAGAGGATCCATCTGTATCGATTCTATACCGCCTCGCAACCGCTGTCACTCAGTTTTCGCGCCCAAATCCAGTCCAATCCTGCGTTTACGTGCGCGAGCCCGCAGCGGTTGCCGGCGACGATACTTCCTATTAAACCTGTTCGAACAGCATTTGTTTCGCATGCTGTCGATGATGTCACACCACCGCCCGGGAATAATCCGCGGCCGCCGTGGCTCCCAGATCTAATCCTCCTCCGGCCCTCTCTTCAGGAGCCCTCAGATGTCTCCGTTTTCTTTCCGGCGGTACTCGGCCGCCTGTTTGTTCCTGCTCGCCATGATCTATCCCGCCTGGGCCTGCTGCCCAGCGCCGCGCTACGGCAACTGGGCGGTCAACGCCGACCAGACCGTCATCATGCTCTGGGATCCTGTCGCCAAGATGCAGCACTTCATTCGCAAGGCGTCGTTCCAAGCCGATGACAAGGATTTTGGCTTTATCATTCCCAGTCCTGCCCAACCCGAGCTGGCTGAGTCGGGCAACGCGGCCTTCGACGTGCTGAAGAATGCCACCAAGCCAGCCGAGATTCATCAGCCGCGCAATCAGGGCGGTGGAGGTTGCGGCTGCAGCAGTGACATGGCAAACGTCAAATTTGCCGCCAAGGCCACTGGCGAAGCTCGCGTGCTCGAGGAAAAGCTCGTCGCCGGTTTCAACGCCACCGTCCTCGAAGCCGACGACGCCGAAGCGCTCACCGCTTGGCTCAAGGACCACGACTACGCTTACTCACCTGCCGTGGCTGAATGGGCCAAGCCTTATATCGAAAAAGGTTGGAAGTTCACTGCGCTCAAGGTCGCTCCCGAAAAACCTGCAGAAGGCGCGCCGCCAGAATCGGCAGCTCTGAAGACCGTGAACGCCAGCGCCTTGCGCTTGTCGTTTGCCACCGACAAGCCTCTATTTCCCTACCGCGAACCCGACTACGAAAAAGTCGCCGGCGCAAACGCGGATCAAAAACAACAATTGACGGCAGCGCAGCGTCTCTTGCGGATCTACTTCATTTCGAATGCCCGCTACCAGGGCGACCTCACCTTCGAACAGCCTTGGACAGGCAAAGTCGCTTGGTCGGGCAAAGTGGAATCAGCCCTCCGCACGCAGTTGCTCGCGGAATTGAATCTGCCGGAAACAACCGGCCCGGCCGAGTTTCATCTCACCGAATTCGAAGACGCCTGGCCGTACAAAGTTGCACCGGCCGATGTCTACTTCGCAGAGGCGAAAACGCAGGACGATGTTCGTCGTCCGCCCGTTTATGTGAGCTACGAGCGCGGCGGCGATCTTTCGCTGGCCCTGCTCATTGCCGCGGCGTGTGGATTACTCGTGATTCGCCGCAAAAGTGGTGCATAACGCGAGCAGTGACTAGTTCGGATACTTCGCCCGCACCATCGCGCGATCGGCTGCCGAAAGCTTATCGAGCGGCATGGTCACGATCTTTCCATCAGGCCGTTGCAGCCTGACCTGCCCATTTTCGAGCGCGATGAATGTCGCTTCGAGTTTGTGCGCGCCCGTTGAATCCACCCATGTCCGCATGGTCTTCAAAGGATCTGCCGTGGCGGATACCGGTGGAGGAGTTGGCCTCGGCGGTTCCATGACCGGCGGAGGATTGAACGTCGGCGGCGAAATGGGAGGCGGCGTGAAGCTTGGTGGCGTGCGAGTCTCGGATCCAGCCGACAGGACTGCATCGGGCGACAACTCGGGGAAGAGCTTGACGTAAGCCTGGTCTTCGTCCGAAAGCGAGGACAGCGGAAATGAGTTCGACACATGATTTCCGCCTCCGCCACTCATCAAGCGGACGCCGCGGCCGAAGTTTCCATAGAGATATCCGCGAAAGATGACGTTACCTGACCGATCGCGCCAATTTCGAGTCACGGTGTCTTGCGCAGGAACAGCACTGTTGAAGGGAGCCCTGAAATCTCCGCCTGGCTCGGCTGATCTCGGCGTGCTCGATTGCGCGACGGAGTTATTTCGATATTTGGGGTCAGTGACCGACATCCGCCGCAAACGATCGACACCCACGAACTCATCATCTGAGTCGGAATAGTTGTCGTAATGCACCTTGGCCTGGGTATCCGTCTTACTGATCACCGTAGCTGGATACCACGCGCCACCCCAAAGCACATGCACGCGCGCGTTGACATTCACTGCCGAGAGACTCGTAAACGACGTGCCCGGCTTCTTCGAAAACTCGCTGGGCGAACTACTGCTGCGCGGCGGCGATGGAATGGTGGCCGGAGGCATCGGCGGCCAGGCTGGCGGTTGCTGCTGGCGGGCCAGGTCTTCGCGCTGCATTTGTGCCGCCCGCTCGACGAGCGCACGGCGGTTCATTTCGTTCGAGTATCGCGAAAATAACGCCCCATAACCCATCGCGAGATAGCCGACCACGACAACCACGAGCTCTACCAGGCTCAGCGCGCAGACGCCCATCGTGACCAAAACCACGGTTCCACTAGAACCACCGGCAGCGGGTTGAGGAGCGTAACTCATGGCTCCCATCTTATTCGGATTTGGCGTGAAACGTCAATTTTTCTGCGAACGCGGCGAGAGAACACTTATCTGAATTCCCCCGCCTCTCGTCTCTCGCCTCCCGCCCCCGAATTTAGTACGTTCGCGGCGTCGTTCGGCCCTGTACCCGTCCCGGCAGACCTTGAATGCGCAAGAACCCTTCTGCATCGGTTTGGTTGTACGAGCCGCCACCTTCCATCGTGGCGATACCTTCGTCGTACAGATTGTTCGGGCTGCTGCGTCCCGCAACTTGGATGTTCCCCTTGTAGAGGTTGAGCGTCACTTCGCCAGTCACGTGCTTTTGGGCGTCCTTGATGAAGGCGAGGAGCGCGTCCATCTTGGCGTGATACCAAAAGCCGTAGTACACCATTTCGGCGACCTGCGGGGCGAGCGAATCGCGGAGGTGCATCAGGTCGCGGTCCATCGTGAGTTGTTCGATCACGCGATGGCCCGTGTAGAGAATCGTCATGCCAGGAGCTTCGTACACGCCGCGGCTCTTCATACCGACGAAGCGGTTTTCGACCATGTCGATCTGACCGATGCCGTTGCGGCCGCCGATTTCGTTTAGCGTCTTCACGACTTGCAGCGGGCTGAGCGTCTTGCCGTTCACGCTGGTCGGCACACCCTTGTCGAAGGTGATTTTCACTTGCTCGACTTTGTCCGGCGCTTTTTGAGGCGTGATGCTCATGCCGAACTCGACGGTCTCGACGCCGTTGACGTTCAGGTCTTCGAGCTTGCCCGCTTCGTAGCTGATGTGCAGACAGTTCTCATCGCTGCTGTAAGGCTTGCTGACGCTGGCCTTCACCGGAATGTTGTGCTTCTCACAGTACGCGATCATTTCGGTCCGGCCGGGGAACGCTTTGCGGAACTTCTCGATCCGCCAAGGGGCGATGATCTTCACTGCGGGATTGAGGGCTTCGGCTGCGAGTTGGAAACGGCACTGATCGTTCCCCTTGCCCGTTGCGCCGTGAGCATAGGCGTCGGCGCCGACTTCGCGGGCCACTTCGAGGCACACTTTGCTGATGAGCGGCCGAGCGATCGACGTGCCGAGCAGATACCAACCTTCGTATTTGGCTTGCCATTGCAGCACCGGAAACGCGAAGTCGCGGCAGAGTTCTTCCTGCACGTCGACGATGCGGCTGCTCTTCGCGCCGCAATCGAGGGCCTTCTTTTTGGTGGCCGCGCGGTCTTCGCAGGGCTGGCCAAGATCGACGTACACGGCATGCACGTCGTAGCCTTCTTCCATCAGCCAACCGAGAATGACCGAAGTATCGAGACCGCCGGAATAAGCCAACACGCAACTAGGCATGACGAGCAACTCACATCAAGATTGGATTCAGGGAAGCCACGTATTTTCGTCACTCCGCGTACCCCTGACAAGGCCGTCATTGGCGTTAATCAGTCCTCCAACTTCAGCTGCACCCCGATCGGCAGTTCGGTTTTCCGCTCGCTCCGGGATGCGTAGTAAATGAGGAACGGCGGCCAAAACACTTGCTTGAAGCGAAAAGTGCCAAAGTTGCCGTAGCTCGCGAACTCGGACAGCTTCACCTTCAATCGCTTGGCCCGCTCATATACCTTGCCGTACTCCCAACTCTCGAGCGCAGGATGGATGATCGCTGGGGGCGGCATTTCAAAAGCCTTCTTCGGCATTCTCACGGCACCATTACGAGTGATCCGCGCAATCCCCTTGGCGGCAAGTAACCCAGCCGCCCAGAGCACTTGCAGACTATGTTCGTCGTCGTCGCTCAGGTGAAGATCATGCACAAACAGGCCGTTGCCCATCGAATACAAATTCGAACTGACTTCCTCTATCGCAAAGGGGAATTTACTCAGGGGAGTGCTGCGTTTGAGCCGGCGGAGCTTCCGCCAAACCTCTTCGACAGACTTCGCTTTCATGATCCTACCTTGCATCGTTTCTAATCGTAGCGGCGCAGCACGACCGCTAATCTTCATTACCCATCGAATCGCAAGCAAGGCCGAGATAAACTCGCTGTTCTATGAACCAAGACGAACTAAAACTGATGACGGCCCGGCTGCTGGCGGGGGAACTGGCTCACGAAGACTTCCTGGCCGGCATGTCGGCTGCACTCGAAGCTGCCGCCAATCCTCCGGCAGTGACACTCGATTTCGACCGCCAGCGCCGTTGCGGGTTTCCCGAGGTGGTCTACGGCGAGGGCAAATCGGCCACGACCATCGCAGCCATCATCGACAAGCTGCTGGCGAGTGGGGTTCGCGCCTACGCCACGCGGATTTCGCCAGAGAAGGGAGAATTTCTGCTGAAGCATCTCTCCTCGCGAAATGACACCGCGCGCTACAACGAACTGGCTCAGGTTTTTCGGGCCGATCCGCCTTCGCTGAAAGCAGCCGAACCGAAAGGCAAAGTGGCAATCATCACGGCGGGCACTAGCGACTTGCCGGTCGCCGAGGAAGCTCGCGAAACGGTCGAATGGATGGGCGTCGGCTGCGTGATGATCCACGACGTCGGCGTCGCCGGTCCCCATCGCCTGCCACTGCGGCTGCCAGAGTTCATCGACAGCGACGCGGTCGTCTGCGTGGCCGGAATGGAAGCTGCGCTGCCGAGCATCGTCGGCGGCTATGTTCCCTGCCCGGTCATCGGCGTCCCCACCAGCGTCGGCTATGGCGCCAACTTCGGCGGGGTTGCGGCGCTGCTTTCGATGCTCAACAGCTGCGCGGCGAACGTGACGGTGGTGAATATCAACGCGGGATTTAAGGGTGGTTACCTGGCCGGATTGATTGCGAGCAGGGCAGGGGAGAAGCTTGCTGCTCGAGAAGCTGGTGACGATAATTGAGTTGGAAACATTCATTTAGCGAGCACTTTATGTCCACCGATTTTGCTTCCAGCTCTCTACCAGTCGACGTGAAGACCGCCGCTCACCAACTTATCGATTCGCTCCCTGCTGACGCGAATTGGGATGACGTGATCTATCACGCTTACGTGCGAAAGTGCATCGAAGCCGGGCTCGCTGACGCTGATGTTGGTCGCGGAAGAGACGTGAATGATGTGAGAAAAGAATTCGGGCTCGGCCCATGCGAGTAATCTGGACTCCCGCTGCTAAACGCCAATTGGCGGAAATTCACAATGTTGCCGCCAATCTAGCTTCGGCAATGATGGCGATTTCACCGCCAGCCCTTCAGCCAACCCAGTCCATCCTCTGTACGCCCTTTCGGTCGGTACTCACAGCCAACCCAGCCGTCGTATTTCAGTTCGTCGAGCAGCTTGAATAAATACTCGTAGCGAATCTCACCGACGTCGGGTTCGTGGCGTCCCGGCACTCCGGCGATCTGTACGTGGCCGATGCCCGCTTGGTATTTGCGAAAGTTCATCGCCAAATCGCCGTCGACGATTTGAGTGTGATAGACGTCGAAGAGGACTTTCAAGTTTTGCAGGCCCAGTTGCTCGCGAATTGCGTGGGCTTCGTGCTGCGAGTTGAGAAAGAAGCCAGGGATGTCGCGCGGGTTGATCGGTTCGATGAGCAACGTCAAGCCGCGCTCGGCGAGCAACTTGGAGGCGACTTCCAGATTGCGCAGATAGACATCGAGATGACGGCTGC is drawn from Anatilimnocola floriformis and contains these coding sequences:
- a CDS encoding HlyD family efflux transporter periplasmic adaptor subunit, producing the protein MKMTLPAVGFVLAPAKCRTRDLLVRRSRRGNAIVTILALVVIGVGVGGAVYWTMFRGKEDKGPGPMVKQVSQGAYESVVLEQGEIESSSNIEIRCEVKGRNGGGITILEVMPEGAQVKEGDLLVRLDSSALEQERLQQKIVVNTSEALVVQAKNTLDAALISRKEYLEGTFKQEEKLYLGEVFVAEQNLRSAQLSFDSAQRLAGKGILSPLQLEGAKYGVDNARNQLDGAQTKVEVLRKYTREKMLKQFDSDIATADAKVRAEESSNQLERDKLKDIEEQIAKCVIKATQPGQVVYANKYNSGGRSGSSAEFVVEAGSMVREQQPIIRLPDPHNMQVKALINEARVTKVRPGLPVTIRVDALKDELMQGEVIKVNQYAEPSSWSSGSVKKYAAYIKILSPPPALRTGMNAEARIHIERRPDALQVPVQALVDHKGHFFVLVQNGEKLETREVTVGSTNDKVAVIEKGLAVSDTVVLNPRREAALDLPNLPDASPVKVVAIAAAPVNAKGPGGDGESKKKGPGGFGGGAPTVASMLERTLESDQDKDGKLSAGEVENVSERMRPFLAGADKNGDGFLDRDELLPVMAARVAAIKAQSKQGGISGTGGGQ
- the larB gene encoding nickel pincer cofactor biosynthesis protein LarB, encoding MNQDELKLMTARLLAGELAHEDFLAGMSAALEAAANPPAVTLDFDRQRRCGFPEVVYGEGKSATTIAAIIDKLLASGVRAYATRISPEKGEFLLKHLSSRNDTARYNELAQVFRADPPSLKAAEPKGKVAIITAGTSDLPVAEEARETVEWMGVGCVMIHDVGVAGPHRLPLRLPEFIDSDAVVCVAGMEAALPSIVGGYVPCPVIGVPTSVGYGANFGGVAALLSMLNSCAANVTVVNINAGFKGGYLAGLIASRAGEKLAAREAGDDN
- a CDS encoding SHD1 domain-containing protein, with the protein product MSYAPQPAAGGSSGTVVLVTMGVCALSLVELVVVVVGYLAMGYGALFSRYSNEMNRRALVERAAQMQREDLARQQQPPAWPPMPPATIPSPPRSSSSPSEFSKKPGTSFTSLSAVNVNARVHVLWGGAWYPATVISKTDTQAKVHYDNYSDSDDEFVGVDRLRRMSVTDPKYRNNSVAQSSTPRSAEPGGDFRAPFNSAVPAQDTVTRNWRDRSGNVIFRGYLYGNFGRGVRLMSGGGGNHVSNSFPLSSLSDEDQAYVKLFPELSPDAVLSAGSETRTPPSFTPPPISPPTFNPPPVMEPPRPTPPPVSATADPLKTMRTWVDSTGAHKLEATFIALENGQVRLQRPDGKIVTMPLDKLSAADRAMVRAKYPN
- a CDS encoding argininosuccinate synthase, with protein sequence MPSCVLAYSGGLDTSVILGWLMEEGYDVHAVYVDLGQPCEDRAATKKKALDCGAKSSRIVDVQEELCRDFAFPVLQWQAKYEGWYLLGTSIARPLISKVCLEVAREVGADAYAHGATGKGNDQCRFQLAAEALNPAVKIIAPWRIEKFRKAFPGRTEMIAYCEKHNIPVKASVSKPYSSDENCLHISYEAGKLEDLNVNGVETVEFGMSITPQKAPDKVEQVKITFDKGVPTSVNGKTLSPLQVVKTLNEIGGRNGIGQIDMVENRFVGMKSRGVYEAPGMTILYTGHRVIEQLTMDRDLMHLRDSLAPQVAEMVYYGFWYHAKMDALLAFIKDAQKHVTGEVTLNLYKGNIQVAGRSSPNNLYDEGIATMEGGGSYNQTDAEGFLRIQGLPGRVQGRTTPRTY
- a CDS encoding DUF2330 domain-containing protein, translating into MSPFSFRRYSAACLFLLAMIYPAWACCPAPRYGNWAVNADQTVIMLWDPVAKMQHFIRKASFQADDKDFGFIIPSPAQPELAESGNAAFDVLKNATKPAEIHQPRNQGGGGCGCSSDMANVKFAAKATGEARVLEEKLVAGFNATVLEADDAEALTAWLKDHDYAYSPAVAEWAKPYIEKGWKFTALKVAPEKPAEGAPPESAALKTVNASALRLSFATDKPLFPYREPDYEKVAGANADQKQQLTAAQRLLRIYFISNARYQGDLTFEQPWTGKVAWSGKVESALRTQLLAELNLPETTGPAEFHLTEFEDAWPYKVAPADVYFAEAKTQDDVRRPPVYVSYERGGDLSLALLIAAACGLLVIRRKSGA